TAGCATTTATGAGTGTAAAGGCCATATGGTTTGTGATTTTATAATTTACTGTTAAACATCTTAAACGATCAAATGCTTGGTGTGGATAGTTAGCCATGACATGAATCATTTTTTGAGGATAGTGTTGTTTTCTAGTGGGGAGGCCACAGAAAACTCAGTGCCGCCTGAACCTTTTTGATCATGGCATTTCTTCCCCTTTGGACTTCACGCTCTTCTCTTCCACATCTTCAATTTTCTCTCCGTCGTCTACATTTTCTTCCCTAAATCAGACATGTTGGGTTAGAAAATGGCTATATAGTAATTACATCGAACTTTTACTTGGCTACagtatttgtcttttcttcactaAAGACTGAAGGGCAAGCTCAGAAAATTATGTAATGTAATATGACCAAACCACATGAAGTCCTTGGCTCTCTAGCACCAGTGCTATTCATATTTTTACCGGACACTGTGGTATCACAAAGCGTAGAAACAGAACTTGCATAAAATTCTCACTCTGCATACACTACCTGTTATGAATGTCATTTTCCATGATAGAGCCATCTACATGTCTGTCTTCCTCAGACATGGATGAGGTTGAAATTTCTATATCTGCTTCTCCATTTTCCTCAACAAACTGCTCCTTTAACCCGGCtttcttcagtttgttcctgTACATCTGCTCTGCTTGAGCCTTTGCATTTCTCTGGCAATAAAACGTTTTTTAAAAAGTTAGGCTACAGATGATGCATTTCGTTTAAGGTATCATCATGTGTAAGCTTACTTGAAACTTACCTGCTTCACCTGTTCAAACAAGTAAGGGCGTTCATTAACTCTTGCCTTCATGTCCCGCAAATCCCTCATGTACTCTCTCATCCTTTGCTGGTCAGCGTCTCTTCATGTAAAACGAGATTATAGTTTAAGCTACTGTGGCAGGAGTATGTGGTTGCTCTGATGTGAGTTGGTAAAGATTGCAAAATTGGAGAATGAGCACCCTTACTTGAGCAGCACTCACCGATGTTGCTGTAGTTTTTCATTATACACGTCTTTCAAGCTACTGTGTGGGTCCAGTAACTTTGCATGCAGGGAGACAGTCTTTCTCATAGCCTGGGACCTCATTTGATACTTGCTCAACCAATCAACACTCTCTTGATTCTTATTAACCCTCATCTCTATTGATTTCCTGTAAaggtacaaaaaaatgtttaaatattctCACAGTGTATAGGAATTTTAAAGCAGTCAAGCCACTTTTCATCGGTTCACCTGATGGCCATGCTGCGCTTCCTCACAGCGTCTGTAATGTAAGTGGGGAGTGTATCTGTAGACAGTGATGTTAAAGCTCCAAGTGACTTGCTTCTACTGAGATTCGATATTTTTGGTACCtgtaagtggggaaaaaaattcaacttgaaataacataataaaatatcaTCTTTGCACACTGATTGCATCATCTTGTTAACTTAAACACAAAAATACGAAGAGCACATTCAGCTGAACAAAGTAGAGGGCAAAGTGTAGAAGGATCTGGGCAAAAGGCAAAACAGCAAGGATGGAATATTTTCCCTCAAAAACTAATGCAATAATAATCCTCCCAATCATCCCGTCTGACCCTGTATTAGAGTATAGTGGTATATTTACCTGCAGAGACCCTGCCGTCTGCCTATGTTTTCTATTTTCCACTTGTTTTACTGTGATTGGGATATTCACAGGGGAGTAGACTTTTGTTAGTGTTGTATATTCAGTGAATAACAGCACTTCACAGTAGACAGAACTATTTACTCTCAGCTGTATATTGCCTTTAGGACCATTTGCAAAGGtataagtgtttttatttgtgtttttacagtataaTTGTTGTGACAGAATGAGGAAATGATGAGTTATTTTCCTATTTCACAGCTTTTTGTCACGCTATTGATAGCTGCTCTCTTCATGCAGTCTCGACTACTGCACTCCTGCATCACTGGCCAAGTTTGAAGTGTTGTGGTTACAAACATAAGCGAAAAATGGTGTCTTTATGTGAGCATGAAGGGCACTAATGGGTGAAGTGTGGCTAATCTATTTACTGACAGATAATACAACATAGCTTTAGTGAAAAACTAACACATGTATATGCTGTATGTCTAatagattttgttatttttgtgtctgtACATTGCAAAAGTTAGGTTAACAAGCAGTATTTACAGTCACCATTcacaaaaaaaagagacagaatgaCAAGCTTTTTCATGGTATTAGGAGTTCAGCGTGAAGTGTCTTACAGACCGGAGTTACACAGCAGCCTTTAGAGCAGAAGTGGAAAGTTCCCTAGCTATACAATTATTAAAATATACTTTGGAAATTTAATATAAACAATTACGTAATACTGATGGACAGAAGCTGGAGCAGTGCAGTGTATATACAGTACTCCTTTATGACCACATCTTCAACACCAGCACTAAATATAGTTATGTATGGGAATGGTTAAATCGTTAGAATCTACCCAAAAAGTGTCTGACAAGTTTCAAAATACAGAGCTCTGGAAATCATATGATTTAGAGCAAAGCCATAATACATATGAAAAGACGACAGGAAGGAACCTTCCTTGAACACAAAGTTCATTTTACCAAAGATCActttggtttagtgtaaattACTTTAATGCACTTACTGTTATAATCATTTTTAGTCTACCTTCGTGTGAAACATCCAAGTAGTCAAACTTCAATGTTAAAAAATAGGGATGGTCTTGTGAGAGGACATATTACAATATTTCTGCAGCATCAGAAGgaagaaaagtgaaaaaatacaacataatttTGCATCACGCACTAAAAATGAGGTTTTAGTGCAACTACATAAATTATGAGATGAACTTGCAATGTAACCATGTAGAGGAGGAGAGTATTCAGTCTTTTGAAGAGATCCTTCTGCACATATTTTAAATCCAATTACATTTCCACAACTGACAAAACTGGAATGCGATGCCTTAAAAATATCATACGATGCGAGTGATTTTAACCCATGTAATAAATCTCTCATCATCAAACAACCTGCTCCCAAAGACACagaaaataaagtcaaatgtGACCTGGTGAAATTCCTTTGTCACAGCTTATGAAATAAACACTTCTGAGTTTTGTGGGACCACAGTAACATATGCTATTTAAAAGAGAAGGGATTTATAGTAGGCAGCCGGCATTGTTTGTCACCCAGAAAACTGAGGAGGCTTCAGAATATGAGGTTTGTGGTTTCTGCTTAAAAAAGAGAGTGGTATTGACTTGATAAAGTGGTGGGTGGATATGTGTTGAACCATCCATCAAGCTGTGAAGGCCTGAGACATCTTAACAAAATGTAACTATTACATGAAACCATCTGGATAGACACTCATATAGCCTATGCAATAATTATGCAGTGGTAAGAAGTATTTACAAGTAGAAGTAAATTTTATCAGCAAAATATAGCTAAAGTATGTAAAAGTAAGCAGTCATTTTGGATTAAAATGGTtcttgtcagtgttttactattatactgcgctgtatgttttattttgcatACTTATTACTGTAGCAGtaatgtatgtgttgtatgttactgctgtagatgtttaaggttgagTTCATTTTCAATACTCCTAAAGGTAGACAAACTTCATAAAATTACACAACTGTGAATAAATATAAAGTCGTGTAGTTTAATCTACAATGATGATCATATTCTACAGGACCATAGCATATGTTTGTAGTGTTATTGTCATGTGAGAACCAATGTATGTATGCCTGAAAAAACAGTTTTTGACATGTTTTTCATGCATTTCACCGTGTCTATTTGGGATAAGAAGTAGGAGAACTATCTCAACTCATAAAGTAAACCTAataatcaacacatttggagatcCATGCAGAGATATATATTGGACATATATTTTCACTCGAGAGGTAGAAGATAAAAAAATTGTAATCTCTAAGGTAAATAAATTCATCAAGCAAATGAAGTGGAGTAGCAGTATAAAATAAAATAGCATAAAATGGAAACATTCAGTAAGATACAAGTACTTCAAATTTACTAAACCcagttaaaacaacaaaaaacatgaaataagccCAATGAGAAAGAGTGAGAGAGGGATTTGAGCAATAGAACATGTTTTACCTCTGAGCTTTCAGGGATCATCCTGCTTTGCCTTGCAGCAAGAGTTGATGTCCTCAGGTTGAAGGGCCGACACTTGGTAACCTCTTTACTCTGTGTTTTTCTTAGGGCCTCTGTCTGTAAAGCCTTGTGCAGCCTGCTGAAATCAGGGACCTGGTGGATGATCTTTGGCTGGAAGCTCGGTTTCTCATCCAGGAATCCCAGCTTCTCTTTTCTGGTGCGATCAGCAGTGCGAACTTTTGGGCTGTCAGACGCAGATGTATTCTTGAGTGGCACTTTTGTCTGATTGTTGACTTTTCTGCAAAGCTCCTGATCTGCACAATGATTTCAGATGATTGAACAAAATAACAGTTGTAATATTCAATATTCTCAGGTGAAATAAAAGCTGGAATTGTACAATTTACTAACACGTCTGGTTTTTTTTGTAAGGTGATGTAGAAcaatgtatatttatttaaataGGTATGATATTTTAAGCTGACACTGTTTTGTCTGCAAATGGAAGGGTCACTTCAGAGAAACTGCACAAATGAAAACAACTTTTTCTTAATTACAATCTGATATCTAGCAATACAGATGCTGTAGCTTTACTTTAGCATCTGTGGTCTGATTTCACACTGATTTTAGCCAGTTAATGTACTTCCCAGCATCATCTATTCAGGAAGGAAACAAATAAGAAATTTAACCAACCTTCCAGTCCAGAATCTGTTGAATTTTTGACTATTTTATGAGGAGGTTTCCGAACAGCAGCAGCTTTTTTTCCCTCCTGTGAGACTTGATTCAACATTGTGATCAGgttttctcttttctccttctctctctcttggAAGGTAAACGGTTTTTGCATGGAGAGCAGAAAGTTCTTTCTCTGCTCATGGCTCTGCTTCCTCTCCTTGTCTCTCTGTTCCATCATTTCCTGATAGAGAGGCACACTGACATGGACAGGGACAGGAAGAGCACAGAACTTCTTCTGACACTCAGCCTGAGCCTCCTCCTCTTTGCTTGGTTTTGTTATAGATAAAAATGCTCGCTCACAATGCTGTGTTCTTACAGGAGCCTTGACAGTGCAATGATGCCAGTCTGTTGAAGATAAACGTACATGAGAAGATGAGTCAGGCCTTTGAGACTGTCTAGGATAGTGTGAAGACCCTTTGTCTGAGTTCAAGGCAGAGGTGGATGCAGCTTTTCTCAATCCTACACAtctataaaaatatatttaaaagttAAAGGTAAAATATTTCACATTATGAAAAAACATACAATCAATAGAATGAAATCTGAAACGCACTTCTTTGGTTCCTTGAAAACACTGAGCTCTTGGTCCACATTGGTTGATAGGAGGGTGTTCTGGTGAATCCTGCTTTCTAgatcctctctctgtctcttctctgTCTCCTGAAGCTGCTCTCTGAGGGACTCACTTAGGGTCTTTAAATGCTCCTTAAGAATCAACTCTGATTGGATCCCGTCTCGCAGCAACATGTCCAGTTTAGACATGATAATGTTTAGTCTTCTACTTCATCCATgacaaaagaaacagaaaaaacagatacaaaataaagtcacaacattcAATCAACTGATAATTTGTTGTCCACACTTTGGAGGATTAATTTATGGCTTGGGTCATTTAGCAAAAGGCAACCTCCTAATTTACCTTTTACTTAAGACatagtttgttcatttatttattgagttTTTACTTTCCACACACTATTTTACACACAGCAGATACAAGGAGATGTAAGGAGTCTTCTGCATTATCAGGATTAGTAAAGGATGCAAATACTGTTAATGTCCTTTTAGTGTATGTACACATACCATCATAtacgagggggcttcaaaaaatgaatggaaaaagAACCACTGGAAAAAACGATTTGAGTTATGATGTGTATAtttcaacatatgctccatctaggtcaaTAATACACTTCTGCAATTgttgataccagcctttaagtccataTGTGTAAAACTGaagctatgttctttttccacaaacgttttgaagccccctcatatACGTAGTTTCTTGTATAGAGAAGTTTAAAATTTGACTCCACCTCCAGGTGTCAACAAAAGTCCAACAAGCATCACTTTCTCAGAATTTTTGTCAATTGTAACTGTAATTACCACATTGTGCTGAAATGCTGgtgctgtaattttttttaatcttacttttttttttttatcttacttGTACTTCTAATACTGTACttgtttccttccttcctttgctTCAAGACAAAGGTTGccgtctatataaactgtaggacTGAGGATAACATATATTCAGTAAAAATGCAATCACAGTAACTTTGACATATTTAATAACAAGTACTTGTTAGATAAAGTAACATTACAACTGGCTATGTTACTATTTCTTTGTGATAACAGTCATTTTCTTCGGTCATGTAATTAAAATATTAAACCTCCTGACAGAAGGTGCTTAGTCAGTTGAAGGTGGAGGACACATGATCAGGATGTTACCACCTCCACCTCATTTTGAGCCAGGAAAACCCCTGTACACAAACAATGTGTTTAAACACATTTTTGAAAAGGTGAAAAacatcagaaatgtttttttcctttacataAAAGTTTTCATGGTGCCAGTAAAAAAAAAGCTATCTGAAGCCATAACCATGGGTGATAGTAAAATGAAAAATTCTTATATTTGGAGTGCTATGCAAGAAAATATGAGTTAATCATTGTTTATTTGACTAGTAAGCCGGTTGCAGCTCTACGTTTTTATACATGCACTTATTTTCAGTGgctttggatgaaaaaaaaatacacaagtcaTTCACAGAGGACTCCGCCTCTAGTCCatgttaccatgacaaccacGCCGTTCCGTATGTTTAATCTAAAGTTTCGTGGCAATTTGAGGGATAATATTAAacgttttccattatttttttttttagcacgtGAGCTACAATTACATACAATCCAAATTTATTTTACTATTACGTGAAAGCGTGTCATAAAATTACCgaaatgaaaaaagaaagcaGAATTTAGCCGCCAACCTGTTAAAAGATGAGTTTTAGGAAGTTGTGTTATTTATCAGCTTCGAAGCTTCGGGGACAAGATGTTCCGGTGATCTTTCGGTGGAGTATAATGTCTGTAGTGTAAAGGTGTCTGAAGATGACACCTTTGCATTAGTTAGTCCGCGGTTTTGGTAGCATTAGCACTGTATGTGGACGTAGCAAGCAACAGCAGCTGCGCCGAGCGTCCTCTGTGATTGGTCGAGAAACAGGAAGTGCTTCCTGTGGACCTCCTGTCAACACAACATGGCTGGATTACATATGGGGCATTGACGCTATTATTAGGACACATTCAAGGGGAAACGTCCTCTCGACTGCCATATCAAAGTATTCAGACTTTATTTAAATTGGAGTGGTTCCTGTTTAACGCAGGGTATGTTACACACGAAGGCAGAGTGAAGACAGAAAAATGCACAAGCTCACAAAAGCGACGCTGGCCTTTAACGGATTTGGCCGGTGTTTTAATGCAGAAAAGCACTTCACTGCCACAAAAATCATTAGTCGAGGACTGGTTTGTACTGAACATGGAGACGATTCTGGCAAGAAGGAggtttatgatgttattatttccGGGGGAGGGATGGTTGGATCTACAATGGCATGTTCCTTAGGTGAGTGGACGTTAACCTTAaatgagtgtaaacaaacaaaccttatGTGATTTTCTTCCCTAAACTTGTTGAATGTGCTGTTTTTTGCTGTGGCctgtcaaaattaaaataaatacagtaccagaCCTGTACTAACTCACCTAGACCTGTTCTTCTTCACACACATAatactgtgttgcaaatgaataaaaacatttaatttttgacattgCTTGTTATGCATACATGATATTGAAATGATTATTTGCAGGACTGGACCCCAACTTAGTGGACAAGAAGATTCTGCTTCTTGAAGCGGGCAATAAGAAAGTGATGGACAAGGTCCCGGACGTCTATGGGACCAGAGTCAGCTCTATCAGTCCAGGCTCTGCAACACTCCTAAGTGGTATTGTATACACTCATACTtgacatacattaaaaaaaatgctgcacacatttaaaattactctttcaccactcatgacatttattaaataaaaaaaatatataatctgTGGTTTAAAGTTTGGATTAAACCAGCTTGTGCTGCTTCACTATTAAAAGGCTGCCACCAGATAAGCCAGGGATCAGACACTGTCCTGTCATCCGGGTTTAGGAGGGATCATACCTGACCTCTTGTATTCCTTGTGTgctgcagttttgttttgttttttgcttttcccACTACAAAATAAAAGTAACTTTGTCAGGGTTAAAGATTTAGCAAGCATAGGGGAAAGACATGTTACTTTAGTTGGGCTTGACCAGAAAAAATAGAATGGCTCCAAGGACATCtgaaaatgtgtcagtagtttttcagaTTTACTATCATATGCTTCATTGGTGACATGTAGGTGTGGAATAGAGCAGTAGGTGTACTGCAGCACATACAGGTAGTCAGACTCAGAAGACAACCAGGGATAACAATATGCACATGTATGGAGTGGGCAGTGGAGATTTAAATGTAATTTCTTTCACTTTTTCATACAACAAAATCCTGTAAAGCTCGTGTCTGTGGTTCCAGAAAATGCCTCATGCATTTGATTTGAACCTAATAATTTAAACAGTACTCTAACATTCAATTATTATTTCTAAATTATTTATAAGGGTGACTACACTAGCAGTGTCTCCCCTTGATTAGATAAGCAGTTCAAGGTTCAAAGTACTTTATTATCCCCTAGGGGCAAATTATTGTACAGCCAGCAGtacacacatcaaaaacaaatggCAGATACAATACAAAACATAAATCACACACTATTCACTATTCAGAAGCCTGATAGCAGCAGGAATAAAAGAGATCTTGTGCCTATTGGTCCTGCTACATAGTAGGGTGTATCTGTGACCAGACTGAAGCAGCATGAACTAGATAATAGAGGGTAGCTGGGGTCATTCAGGATCATTCAGGCCTTATTCAAAGTTCCGACCTTATGCAAGTTTTTAAGGTCACTCCTGCAGTTCTGCTGGACACCTTCACAATACCCTGgactctgtttttatttttgatattgaGTAGGCCAAACCAGCAAataaaagaaaaggttaaaaCTGACTGTTTACTGTTCAACTTCTTCAACTGTCTGACCATTGATCAGAACAGGTGAGATGACTGGGATTCTTCCTAAAATCCACTGCCATCTTTTTGGTCTTGGACACATTTATGTCCAGTAAGGTATTAAGTAATAAATATAATAGATGTGTTTGTATGCACTTTCTCTACTGTTTCTGGAAGACTCATTTCTTAAATATTGTATGACTATAAAAAGGGCActgagtatagttttagtaataatttgtttttaatgaGACAGAGGGGGGTTAAGCCTTCACCTGACATTTGAATGATGTCACACAGAGGTGATCTGTATTAGTCGAACATTTAACACTTGCATCGCATTACCTTTTTGGTTCATATACAGaatatttatctgacctttattcTAATAAAGACCTGCACTCTTATTCACAGAATTTCCAGAATAGGTTTCTTACTTTAAATTGCAGTAAATTAACTTTTTGCTTATTTAATCTGTTTTGATTGGTTTTATTGTTGTGAAgataaaataaaacccaaaaagtGAAATAGCTAGAACAGTATTgaaaatgtgaattaaaaaaaaaaaaataaataaaaattgcttTACCTTATACTTCattgtagacagtatgaacacaaCATACTGTATTTTACCCTTTATCTGGTTAACttcatttcatttgaaaatatACATCCATTCATTTTCAGCTTGGAGCATATTCAATAACAAGTTGGAACCGATGCAAATTAGAGCTAATTATGgtttaaaataatcaaataacaGGCGATTGCCATTGTAGTTTGGTACAAAAGCTGCATCCAGGAAAGGTCTAGACCTTCAGGATCAACGATGGGCAAAGGATCACCAGTTTGGCCATAAATGTACTAGAAAACTAGGCTTCCACTGTCAGgggctgacagcaagggtatattcCTGAAATCCCCCTAGTCCTctgctcccccaaccatttggaaaaaacataCCACCtgatatgacatcatgtaaactcaaggtagtggcatgagaAAGATTattgttagacaattgatatgaactcaatttgagctacatcaacctgatagtggcagaataatggtcagagaaccaatttttccccgcAAAACTctacctagtgaatgaaaatgtcaccatatgaactctggatggtagccagaaaatggacatttgtaagacagtCATTGTGAACCAGATTTTATCTCAATCAGCttgttattgcttgatttatgtccaaaaaacagattttccactaaagtgcccccatttggatgacttattatactcatagagaagctgaaattgatagggttcttccactaggggtcccctatgggagggataagaaatccaaccaaatatgTCCTAGTTATTGCATTCACACGAAGGATATCTACCAGCGGCATTTGGGGCAAAACCTTGTTATAGCCCCGAAACTCCATTTCGGGGATATAATTATGGAAATGTTCATTTTAATAGAATTAATTATTCACAAAAAGATAGGAAggaatttacatttttcattcttTATGGTGCATAACAGGATTACGGCCTAGATTACCCTTAAATTGCCTTTTTTCCAGCTTTTCCATGAATGTGTTATATTGTGAATGTAACAGACTTACACATTTACATCAGTTTCCATTGAAATTAATCTAAATTTGCTCAGGATTTTTTAACCTGATCAGGATTATGTAACACACTGTCAGAAACAGCAGTACAAAAACTGCATTTGTATGAAATTTTGTTTGTTCACACAGGTATTGGAGCATGGGAGCACATTACAAAGATGAGATACAAGCCCTACAAAAAGATGCAGGTATGGTAACCTTCGGCTCACTTTGATGTTAATTAGCTTTCAGGAAATCAGTTTGCCTTTAGGGTGCTCAAATGTCCTTATATGGTTTGTTAgaaattattttctttcttctataGAAAAGACTTGAACTATATTCCGCAAGACTATAGTTCAAGTCTATTGCAACGATGAACATCCCCTAGAATCTGTCTGTTCCACAGCTTAGTTTTTTCCTTCATATGTTCTCCCGACTTTCTAATTTACTGGCGTACTGTATGTATTTCTGTCATCCATCAATCAAAGTACCATACAATTTGTGGAGAGGAAAGTCTGTGACACTCAGCTTCTAGTCAGTCATTCAGCTTAATGAACAAGCAACACAATGCTGTATCATATAATCATGTATATGGTATGTAATTGTTCACATTAAAATGGCAAACAGTGGTTTCATGTAACATGCATTTTGTTCATTCCTTGGTGCAATTTCTGCTCTCTCTGTAGCACTGCAACATAAGTGGCACTAGAAATGCCAAAGAAAACAAGGTGCATTTATAAAAGGCCATCTCTTGGAATATTGCGAGTACTGGATGGCTCTCTAGCCGTGcaagttttatttattaaagCCATGTTTGTTATGAAGAATAAATCATTATGACATTTTGAAATTGGTACGTATAACCAATGTCTTCTAATTATGAAGATTCATGTGAACAAGGGGAAGAAGATGAAAGATTAGGAGGGTGGTTGTTTGCTGCAAAGTTAACCCGCTTTACGGCTGCGGGTGCAGGCTCAGTCCATCTTGTAAGATGTGGTCGGTGTGTACCAAACACTCAACCACAGGGTTTCTCTCTGGGCGTAAGATGTCATCATGCAGTGCCTAAAAGTGATTATGGTAGTGTACCTCTCCCATTATACCTTCACTGCGCTACCACTGTGTTGTTTGTCAGCTGCATCTCAGTCATATACTTTACATATCTGCCATCTCCGTTTTAGAAAGTATGTAGAACAGGTCAGCTCTAAATAACATTCTTTCCATGCAGTGAAATACTCTTCCACCTTAAATGTATGCTAAGTGTTGAGGGCTTAGATTTGAAACAGAAGGCAAACTGAGTCACTGCCTTTTAAGACGCCCATCGGCCCAGATTCTTCTCTATAAAATTGGTAGGAAGTGTATTGTTTAAGCCTTGCACAGTAAGTAGTAACTCATTCTTCCCTAAAGCTGCATCATTTAACTCTGcattaaacaaaaccaaaacaatttTTGGGCTGGTCTCAGTAAATCATTCTTCCCAACCACTTATCACAAGCTGCAAACCCACTGCCATTAGTGGTTTTCTGGAGGGTATATCCCCCTACTTTATGGCTAGCTGGAAAAAAGTAGTGCAGCAGCATATTACTGCAGAATGATGGGTTCTGTCACCATAGTTACAACCCAGGAGAGGATTAACCTTGTACAAACACTTTTCACCCCCTCATGTTTAACTCAAACAGTGCTTTCAGGGTTGAAATTACAGTAGTCGCAAACTATATCTCCTTCTGCTGCTTTTGGTTGCGGATAAATATTGACTTACTCTGTAATGTTCACAAACATGTCATTTGTTATTTGTGTTTCCAAGAAGATGTTTGCAGAAATCCACATCACAAAATGTCATTTGGTCCTCCACCTCAGGGAGCTCCATTAAGATGAAGTCAGCCGTCCAGCCAGAGGGGTGTTGGTGACCCTCATGGCTTGGGGTTTGATGTATGCTGCTGTGCCAGCCTCTGACAGTAGCTAACAACTTTGATGTGTTTAGCGCAATGAAGCAGCATTTCTCTGCCTAGC
This portion of the Sphaeramia orbicularis chromosome 22, fSphaOr1.1, whole genome shotgun sequence genome encodes:
- the fam161b gene encoding protein FAM161B — encoded protein: MSKLDMLLRDGIQSELILKEHLKTLSESLREQLQETEKRQREDLESRIHQNTLLSTNVDQELSVFKEPKKCVGLRKAASTSALNSDKGSSHYPRQSQRPDSSSHVRLSSTDWHHCTVKAPVRTQHCERAFLSITKPSKEEEAQAECQKKFCALPVPVHVSVPLYQEMMEQRDKERKQSHEQRKNFLLSMQKPFTFQEREKEKRENLITMLNQVSQEGKKAAAVRKPPHKIVKNSTDSGLEDQELCRKVNNQTKVPLKNTSASDSPKVRTADRTRKEKLGFLDEKPSFQPKIIHQVPDFSRLHKALQTEALRKTQSKEVTKCRPFNLRTSTLAARQSRMIPESSEVPKISNLSRSKSLGALTSLSTDTLPTYITDAVRKRSMAIRKSIEMRVNKNQESVDWLSKYQMRSQAMRKTVSLHAKLLDPHSSLKDVYNEKLQQHRDADQQRMREYMRDLRDMKARVNERPYLFEQVKQRNAKAQAEQMYRNKLKKAGLKEQFVEENGEADIEISTSSMSEEDRHVDGSIMENDIHNREENVDDGEKIEDVEEKSVKSKGEEMP